The segment ATTCTGTTACGGTATTGAATTGAGCCAGCTGTTTCAGGCGGAGTGGGTTAATGAGCTGCGTGGGACATTATTCGGAGCGCTGATTCTTGGGCACGGCTTCTTATTTGTTGATCTTATTCGCTATACCATTGGAATATTCATCGCTGCATTCGTGGATAAAACGGCAATAACATTTTTGTTTTCTTATTTAAAAAGCCGCATTAGTGAATAATGCAAAAAGTACAGGAAACAAAGGAAATCTTCGGCTCCTTTTAGCATTTGTACAATCAATGCTTATAGAAAGTTCTGGACTTATTTGAAATTAGCCATGCCTATTGTTCATCTTAATATTTTCAACTGCAAACTGACCCCTAAGAATTTCGTCATATTGATACTTTCAACTAGGCCAATCCTTTGCTAAAGTTATCCTTATTATAAAAACTGACAATAAGGAAGGTTAAGATTATGCAAAAAACAACCACTGCCTCATCAACATACTCACGCGCTCGGACTTTTGATTTAATTCTTACCGCTATGTCAATTGCACTTGTCTTTGTTGCGACTCTTTTACTGAACATCAAATTGCCGATTACAGCGAATGGCGGACTGGTGCATTTGGGCACTGCGATGCTCTTTATCATTTCGATGTTGTTCGGCCCTAAAAAAGGGGCGATTGCAGGAGCGGTTGGAATGGGCTTGTTCGACTTGATCTCCGGCTGGACTTTGTGGGCACCGATTTCAATTCTGGCCCGCGGTTTGCAAGGCTATCTTGTCGGAAAAATTGCCTGGTCAAATGGCCGCAATGGCAATAGCAAGACGTTCAACATCATTGGTGCTATTGTTTCTATTCCTTTCATGCTCGGCATCTATTATATTGGTGAAGCCATCATTTTCAACAGCTTCATCGTTCCGGCTGCTTCGATTCCCGGCAATATTGTCCAGAACGTCGTAGGGCTCCTTGTCGCTATTCCAGCAGTGATTGCACTGAAAAAAGTTCCTTTCTTTAAATAATCGCATTAAGCGGCACAAGCAAACTAGCTTGTGCCGCTTTTTGCAGTTTTAGATGAGTTGCTCGTATCCAGCCGGGAGTCGCTTATTAAGCAAAAATTTTCCGCTCACACCTATCTCAAAAGCTTTCAAAAAGAGAACGTCTGTAAATGTCAGACGTCCCCTTTTGTAATAAAAATTTGTATTTTTAGGTTTCTTCAAAAGAATTACTTTTCTCCACGATTGCAAAATGTCGTATAGAACGTCGTGCCTCCCGGTCCTGTCTCAATATCAATAGTGGCATTGTGGCGTGCCGCAATGGCATAGCTGATGCCGAGTCCAAGACCGGTGCCATTATCTTTCGTAGTATAGAAAGGGGTCCCTACTTTTTCCAGAACTTCCGGCAGAATCCCTTCGCCTTCATCTTGAATAGCCAGAACGACACATCCAGCCTCATTTTGGTAGGTACTAATCGTCAAAACGTTCCCTTCATTCATCGCTTCCAGTCCATTGCGGCATAAGTTAATGATCAATTGCCGGATTTCATTGCGGTTTATCAGCATTTCAGGAATTTCCTGGGTATTGAACTCGATCAGTTTGTTTTGGTTAAAAGTATCTATTTTAATCAAAGGCGCAATGTCGCTGATCAACGAATTCAAATCCATCATTTTCAAATCTGATGATCTTGTATTTCCCATCGAAAGAAATTCCGTGATGATTGAATTAGCACGGTCCAGTTCATCTATCATTAAATCAAAATAACTGAAATGCCTGTTAAGGTCTTCTTCTTGTTTTAGCAACTGCAAAAATCCACGGACCGTCGTCATGGGATTTCGGATTTCATGGCTGATTCCTGCCGCCATTTGGCCAATCAAATCCAATTTGGACAATCTTTTTAATTCATTCTCATATTTTCTTTTTTCCGCTATATCCTTGAATAAACAGCAAATCCCATCGTCAAACGGGTAGGCAACCACTTCGTACCAAGAATCTTCATTTAGAGATGGAATTTCAAATTGCACCGGAATGCGTTCGAACATCGCCCGGTGAAATTCGTCATACATAATTTCAGCTGTATGTGGAGGAATGACATCCCAAATATTTTTCCCTAATACCTCTTTTGGTTTCTTATTGTCAGGCAAATACTGATGCTTATTGATATAGATGATTTCCCATTCTTTATTTAAAGCAAAAAAACCATCCGTTATGCTTTCGATGACACTGGTCACTTTTTCGTTTGCAGCAGCAAGCGCGCTTGTCCGTTCTTCTACCATATTTTCCAGCTGGTCCATATAAAGCAGATTAGAAAAAGTAGGTGCCGTAGTGTCGACAATCGACTGTGCCAATTGAATTTGGCTGGTGTCGTAGTTGCTATTTTCTCCATCCCGATTCAAGACTGTAATAACTCCCAGCACTTCTTTCATTGAAACCAGCGGTATGATGAGCAGGTTTTTTGAAGCCAAGCACGGAACCGTCATCGCTTTTCTGGATTGGATTACTTTTTGAATCAGGCTATCGTAGCCTTGATCCATTTGCATATTGCGGGGGTCTCCCATGCAGTCCGCTTCCTCCCAAGTGCAGCCTTCACTGCACTTGGTTAAAGAAATGTTCTTTTTATTAAGTGGATCCAATAGATGAGCAACCATGTTATCGCTGCCAAGAACTTTGGACAAATAGAAAAAACATTTATCGATGCTTTCCTGAATGGAAGAGCACATCGACAGCTCCCGGGAAATGTTTAGCAGCATCTGATTTTCGGCGATCAAGTTCTCTTTCTGGGCTAAGTTTTTCGCATTCTGAATCGCAACCGCTGCCATATTGACATATGCTTCCACACTTTGAATTTCAGATTCCGTCAAATTCATCGGTGCTCCGTGATCGAACAAAAAAACCAGTCCAAACAACTCTTGTTCAAATGAAATAGGCAAGCCCAACAGCGATTTTATCTCGAAGGCTTCCACCGATCTTGGATCCGGGCGGTGGTCTTTTGAAGTATCCGGTATATAAATCGTCTTCTGAGTTTCAATAACTTCATTTGCCAGCAAATCCATTTCGAGGTCAAGCACTTGTGAATCGAACGAATTGCCGTTGATAAATTCTGGTTTTCCGACAAACGCCCGGAAACTTCCGTCTTCGTGAGGCAGAAAAATGCCTACGGAATTGCATTGGACAATTTCTTCAGAAATCGCCGTGGTTACATGCTGAAGCACTTCACGGAGCTCAAGCTTGGTATTGATGACTTTCGTTATATTGGCAAGCCTGGAATATCGAGTCTGTTCCTTTAGCATCCACTTGTTCTCCAATCAGAGGAGTTAGAAAATCAATTCTCGAACCCCAGGTATTTTTTCTTTTCCATACTATTTTCATTCCTGTAATCTTTTACCTTTTATTTTACATGTCTTTCTTCCAAACGAACAGAGAAAACTTACAATTCCCTATATACTTCGACATTGGAAATACTTTGCTTCACTAATGAAAACTGTACTTTTGAGAAAGGATAAGAAAAACCCTTCATTTAAATGAAGGATTCAATCCATCTTCATGATCAATCTAATATCTCTACTCCGTACTTAGCTGCAGCTGCAAACAGCTTATCCATATCTGCATCTACATCAGCCGGAGGGAGCTTATATTCTGTGGCTGGAATACTGGTTTCAATGAAAAAATTCTCTAATCCTGCAGGCATTAATATACTTAATATTCTAGCCGGCGCAGGTCCTTCGATTGTGTACATATGGGCAATATCCCGAGGTGCAAAAAGAAAAGTTCCTGATTTCGCTGCAATTGTTTTATCACCTATCTTAAAAGTGGCTTTGCCTTCTAAAATGTAGAAGAATTCGTCTTCATTATGATGAATGTGCAATGGAGTGGAAAAGTTTGGCGGATCTATTTCTTCGAGCAAACTGAATACCCCATTCGTTTCTTCACCTGTTATTTTCACTTCCAATAAAGTGCCTAGGAACCAGAATATTTTTCCTTCAGCTTGCGCTAGCGCAAATGCTTTATTTAGTGGATGATCCATTTTTCTTGCCTCCAAAT is part of the Planococcus shenhongbingii genome and harbors:
- a CDS encoding ECF transporter S component — translated: MQKTTTASSTYSRARTFDLILTAMSIALVFVATLLLNIKLPITANGGLVHLGTAMLFIISMLFGPKKGAIAGAVGMGLFDLISGWTLWAPISILARGLQGYLVGKIAWSNGRNGNSKTFNIIGAIVSIPFMLGIYYIGEAIIFNSFIVPAASIPGNIVQNVVGLLVAIPAVIALKKVPFFK
- a CDS encoding GAF domain-containing sensor histidine kinase yields the protein MLKEQTRYSRLANITKVINTKLELREVLQHVTTAISEEIVQCNSVGIFLPHEDGSFRAFVGKPEFINGNSFDSQVLDLEMDLLANEVIETQKTIYIPDTSKDHRPDPRSVEAFEIKSLLGLPISFEQELFGLVFLFDHGAPMNLTESEIQSVEAYVNMAAVAIQNAKNLAQKENLIAENQMLLNISRELSMCSSIQESIDKCFFYLSKVLGSDNMVAHLLDPLNKKNISLTKCSEGCTWEEADCMGDPRNMQMDQGYDSLIQKVIQSRKAMTVPCLASKNLLIIPLVSMKEVLGVITVLNRDGENSNYDTSQIQLAQSIVDTTAPTFSNLLYMDQLENMVEERTSALAAANEKVTSVIESITDGFFALNKEWEIIYINKHQYLPDNKKPKEVLGKNIWDVIPPHTAEIMYDEFHRAMFERIPVQFEIPSLNEDSWYEVVAYPFDDGICCLFKDIAEKRKYENELKRLSKLDLIGQMAAGISHEIRNPMTTVRGFLQLLKQEEDLNRHFSYFDLMIDELDRANSIITEFLSMGNTRSSDLKMMDLNSLISDIAPLIKIDTFNQNKLIEFNTQEIPEMLINRNEIRQLIINLCRNGLEAMNEGNVLTISTYQNEAGCVVLAIQDEGEGILPEVLEKVGTPFYTTKDNGTGLGLGISYAIAARHNATIDIETGPGGTTFYTTFCNRGEK
- a CDS encoding cupin domain-containing protein, which codes for MDHPLNKAFALAQAEGKIFWFLGTLLEVKITGEETNGVFSLLEEIDPPNFSTPLHIHHNEDEFFYILEGKATFKIGDKTIAAKSGTFLFAPRDIAHMYTIEGPAPARILSILMPAGLENFFIETSIPATEYKLPPADVDADMDKLFAAAAKYGVEILD